In Pseudoalteromonas translucida KMM 520, the following are encoded in one genomic region:
- a CDS encoding S46 family peptidase: MRLTPLVATIASTLAITLSSTVIADEGMWQPHQLPELESILKAKGLEIDAKSISKLTEFPMNAVISLGGCTASFVSPKGLVVTNHHCAYGSIQYNSTTDNNILENGFLAKTPAQDLPAAPGSRVYVTKTVTNVTDKVIKGTQKLSAKARYDALEKNEKALVAQCEADESYRCNVYSFHGGLEYYLIKSLEIKDVRLAYAPAMGVGKYGGDIDNWMWPRHTGDFGFYRAYVGKDGKPAQYSEDNVPYEPDSYLSVSAKGVQEGDFVMVTGYPGRTNRYRIAAEVDNVFNDSYPKAREHNSKYVALIEENSEDGSKARIAYESTIAGYNNYIKNYGSMIESFKKGTMFERKKQFEQELTQWINSDKTRKQQYGDVLNELSALVAQSQLHSERDRMLGYVHRSQMISTARSLYRLAYEQQKPNAERESGYQERDLPRIKAGLERMTRRFDTNVDKAILLHFLELYAALPKEERFSEVDKVFKLQNGFDKAKQSALLEQMYTKSTLDNEVVRNSLFEQSFSQLNQSQDPFMQYAKAIFAVMKTEEDKSKALAGKLQAARPQLMSAIIAFNKAQNKAVYADANSTLRVTYGTVGGYSPQDGLVATPFTSLEGLLAKNTNVEPFNAPKKLQQQIKAKLYGDYTGGMNTVPVNFLSNVDTTGGNSGSPTLNGKAELVGLLFDGVYESIIGDWDYNPELNRSIHVDSRYMLWVMDKVDNAQNLLDEMKIVK; this comes from the coding sequence ATGCGTTTAACACCTCTTGTCGCTACAATAGCATCAACTTTAGCAATTACACTCTCAAGCACTGTAATTGCAGATGAAGGCATGTGGCAACCACATCAGCTTCCAGAATTAGAATCAATATTAAAAGCCAAAGGGCTTGAAATAGATGCTAAATCTATTTCAAAATTAACCGAATTCCCGATGAATGCGGTAATTAGCCTAGGTGGTTGTACGGCATCATTTGTATCGCCAAAAGGTTTAGTGGTAACAAACCATCACTGTGCTTATGGCTCTATTCAATACAACTCAACAACCGATAATAATATTTTAGAAAATGGCTTTTTAGCTAAAACTCCAGCGCAAGATTTACCCGCAGCTCCTGGCTCTCGTGTTTATGTTACCAAAACCGTAACTAACGTTACCGACAAAGTAATTAAAGGTACTCAAAAGTTAAGTGCTAAAGCACGCTACGATGCCCTTGAAAAAAACGAAAAAGCATTAGTAGCTCAGTGTGAAGCCGATGAGAGCTATCGTTGTAATGTGTATTCGTTTCATGGTGGCTTAGAGTATTACCTCATTAAATCGCTAGAAATAAAAGATGTCCGCTTAGCATACGCGCCTGCGATGGGCGTAGGTAAATATGGTGGCGATATAGACAACTGGATGTGGCCGCGCCATACCGGCGACTTTGGTTTTTACCGTGCTTATGTAGGAAAAGATGGTAAGCCAGCACAGTACAGCGAAGATAACGTACCTTATGAACCCGATTCTTACTTAAGTGTAAGTGCTAAAGGTGTGCAAGAGGGCGACTTTGTAATGGTAACCGGCTATCCGGGACGTACTAACCGTTACCGTATTGCTGCAGAAGTAGATAACGTATTTAACGACAGCTATCCTAAAGCGCGTGAACATAATTCAAAATACGTAGCACTTATTGAAGAAAACTCAGAGGACGGTAGTAAAGCCCGTATAGCATACGAAAGCACCATTGCAGGTTACAACAATTACATTAAAAACTATGGCTCAATGATAGAAAGCTTTAAAAAAGGCACCATGTTTGAGCGCAAAAAACAGTTTGAGCAAGAGCTAACTCAATGGATAAATAGTGATAAAACACGCAAGCAGCAATATGGCGATGTTTTAAATGAGCTATCGGCATTAGTAGCGCAATCGCAACTGCATAGCGAGCGCGATCGTATGTTAGGTTATGTGCATAGATCACAAATGATCAGCACCGCTCGCAGCTTATACCGTTTAGCGTATGAGCAACAAAAGCCAAATGCAGAGCGAGAGTCTGGATATCAAGAACGTGACTTACCGCGTATTAAAGCAGGGCTTGAGCGTATGACGCGTCGCTTTGATACCAATGTAGATAAAGCTATATTACTGCACTTTTTAGAGCTTTATGCTGCACTTCCTAAAGAAGAGCGCTTTAGCGAGGTTGATAAGGTATTTAAACTACAAAATGGCTTTGATAAAGCCAAACAAAGTGCACTGCTTGAGCAAATGTATACGAAATCAACACTTGATAACGAAGTGGTGCGCAATTCATTGTTTGAGCAATCGTTTAGCCAGTTAAACCAAAGCCAAGACCCATTTATGCAATACGCTAAAGCGATATTTGCAGTAATGAAAACTGAAGAAGATAAATCAAAAGCACTTGCAGGCAAGTTACAAGCTGCTCGCCCACAATTAATGAGCGCTATTATTGCCTTTAATAAAGCACAAAATAAGGCCGTATATGCAGATGCAAACAGCACATTACGAGTAACTTACGGCACGGTAGGAGGCTACTCACCACAAGATGGTTTAGTGGCAACACCGTTTACGTCATTAGAAGGTTTACTGGCTAAAAATACCAATGTAGAGCCATTTAATGCACCTAAAAAGCTACAACAGCAAATTAAAGCGAAACTTTACGGTGATTACACCGGCGGCATGAACACAGTACCGGTTAACTTTTTATCAAATGTAGATACAACCGGCGGTAACTCAGGCTCGCCAACACTCAATGGTAAAGCTGAGCTGGTGGGTTTATTGTTTGATGGCGTATATGAAAGCATTATTGGCGATTGGGATTATAACCCAGAGCTAAACCGCTCAATTCACGTAGATTCTCGTTACATGTTATGGGTAATGGACAAGGTAGATAATGCCCAAAATTTATTAGATGAAATGAAAATAGTAAAATAA
- a CDS encoding PBPRA1643 family SWIM/SEC-C metal-binding motif protein, with translation MSKFFFMGKPDIMGKNNSNGFSPKRNEKVGSELHPLSLVVNSPQRKLEVEAIVKEHKLFAAVELNTQSDEDIRELEFALVKSTPQVFDKVPERNSPCLCGSGKKYKKCCA, from the coding sequence ATGTCTAAATTTTTCTTTATGGGTAAGCCCGATATAATGGGTAAAAATAACAGTAACGGTTTTAGTCCTAAGCGCAATGAAAAAGTGGGCAGCGAGCTTCATCCATTATCGTTAGTGGTTAACTCACCACAGCGCAAGTTAGAAGTAGAAGCAATAGTAAAAGAACATAAGTTATTTGCTGCAGTAGAGCTTAATACTCAAAGTGATGAAGATATAAGAGAGCTTGAATTTGCGCTGGTTAAGTCTACACCGCAAGTATTCGATAAAGTCCCTGAGCGTAACTCTCCTTGTTTATGCGGTAGTGGTAAAAAGTATAAAAAGTGTTGTGCTTAA